From Hylaeus volcanicus isolate JK05 chromosome 2, UHH_iyHylVolc1.0_haploid, whole genome shotgun sequence, the proteins below share one genomic window:
- the LOC128885191 gene encoding bifunctional glutamate/proline--tRNA ligase: MTYKLMINSKNPPTDALIVAEVIKSQNKEKIEVVWCNDWKSDGNVRLMDSQGKVLGERSNDVGRYFARTTHTDLYGGINPRERTEVDHWLSFAIGCSESLSLKENALQYLDNALMTTTWLVSKKLTLADIHVFCILLNKQFLAKFEKQFANITRWYKQILSLSVVEEVLSSIKKNAIMSAPSDVKSEKTNGKQGQTGQRKQEGKFIDLPGAEMGKVVVRFPPEASGYLHIGHAKAALLNQYYAEAFKGQLIMRFDDTNPAKENVEFEKAILEDLELLQIKPDRFTHSSDYFDLMLQYCTKLIKEGMAYVDDTNPQLMKEQRDQKLMSSNRNNSIEKNLEKWNEMQQGTPKGQECCVRAKIDYESANGCLRDPTIYRCKPEPHPRTGTKYKVYPTYDFACPIVDAIENVTHTLRTTEYHDRDAQFYWFVDALGLRRPYIWEYSRLNMTNTVLSKRKLTWFVDSGLVDGWDDPRFPTVRGILRRGMTVEGLKQFIIAQGSSRSVVFMEWDKIWAFNKKVIDPIATRYTAMDYDKLVPVHIDNVKEDWLTVQNHPKDPSKGTKQVLTSSLLYIERDDADMLVENQNTTFINWGNILINKIEKENGVVKKILAQLNLENKDYKNTLKITWLAISSDETADVKKVNSVPCYAVYFDHIISKPVLGKDDDFKNFVAKDTRREVQMLGEEELKRVKKGEIIQLQRKGFFRCDVPYAAASPFSSREQPLVLFHIPDGHTPNAVKTASITVPTTSTKESSQKNGATQDANVINESIVAQGEKVRNLKSQKADKAAIDTEVKILLSLKADYKKCTGKEWTLRMTPNKSLQTTPVNSDKNKLFKDIIQQENEIKELQLKINQEMQRLSKLKTEYKNKTGTDWAEIEKKSVSTESSVNKLLNEIQKQGDRVRQLKSSKAEKSIVDDEVKKLLALKSDYKSMTGQDWNPSSATMLTTCDKVTAVTTNKTSIDGEQISKEIEKQGDKVRQLKASKAQKDIIDQEVKLLLKLKADYKAATGEAWKPCATPPTNAKNKEENNIDQLSDNIQSQGNKVRQLKDSKSDKSLIDQEVKILLDLKNNYKQLTGQEWKPQKSDVSSKKKKKEDTSKTEKQKNVLNKEIVKAEGMKDPDAGKTGTRLGMEVKKEENFFEWYSQIITKSGMIEYYDVSGCYILRPWSFTIWKVIKGFIDTEIEKLGVQECYFPIFVTRTVLEKEKAHIADFAPEVAWVTKCGESDLAEPIAIRPTSETVMYPAYAKWLRSDTELPLKLNQWNNVVRWEFKDPKPFLRTREFLWQEGHTAFATKAEADEEVMIILNMYAQVYEDLLAVPVVKGRKTEKEKFAGGDYTTTIEAFISTSGRAIQGATSHHLGQNFSKMFNIQIEGATDGDEKTFVYQNSWGLTTRTIGVMIMIHGDDKGLVLPPKVACIQAVIIPCGITANTTPQQRELLFNECNKLLDELSKDKTLRVKADYRNNRTPGWKFNHWELKGVPVRIELGPKDLEKNQVTFVRRDTSERVVANRLKVLTALHELLTDIQSTLLAKARKDLNDHIKRVDTWIDFCSELNKKNILLSPFCGEMSCEDNIKADSARDDIGEEPGTLSMGAKSLCIPFQQPSSSIPLDKQKCIHPSCQNKPKFYTLFGRSY, translated from the exons ATGACTTACAAACTTATGATTAATTCGAAAAATCCTCCGACAG ATGCATTAATAGTAGCAGAAGTAATTAAATctcaaaataaagaaaaaattgaggTAGTCTGGTGCAACGATTGGAAAAGTGATGGAAATGTTCGATTAATGGATAGCCAGGGTAAAGTACTGGGTGAAAGAAGTAACGATGTTGGTCGTTACTTTGCTAGAACTACCCATACAGATCTTTATG gtGGTATCAATCCTCGTGAAAGAACTGAAGTTGATCATTGGTTGTCCTTTGCAATTGGATGTTCTGAGTCTCTTTCTTTAAAAGAGAATGCATTGCAATATTTGGATAATGCATTGATGACAACCACTTGGTTGGTctccaaaaaattaacattagctgatattcatgtattttgtattcttttaaaCAAACAGTTTTTGGCAAAGTTTGAAAAGCAATTTGCCAACATAACTAGATGGTATAAACAGATCCTTTCATTGTCTGTTGTTGAAGAGGTTTTgtcttcgattaaaaagaATGCTATAATGTCTGCTCCAAGTGATGTGAAGTCTGAAAAAACTAATGGTAAGCAGGGACAAACTGgacaaagaaaacaagaagGAAAATTCATTGATTTACCTGGAGCAGAAATGGGTAAAGTTGTAGTACGTTTTCCTCCTGAAGCAAGTGGGTATCTCCATATTGGTCATGCCAAGGCTGCTTTGTTAAATCAGTATTATGCAGAAGCATTTAAAGGGCAACTTATTATGAGATTCGATGATACAAATCCTGCAAAAGAGAATGTAGAATTTGAGAAAGCTATTCTAGAAGACTTAGAATTACTGCAAATTAAGCCAGATCGATTTACACATTCGTCTGATTACTTTGATTTAATGCTGCAGTACTgtactaaattaataaaagaggGAATGGCATATGTTGACGATACTAATCCTCAATTAATGAAGGAACAACGcgatcaaaaattaatgtcgtcaaatagaaataattctattGAGAAAAATCTTGAGAAATGGAACGAAATGCAGCAGGGTACGCCTAAAGGTCAAGAATGTTGCGTTAGAGCAAAAATTGACTACGAATCGGCAAACGGATGTTTACGAGATCCAACAATTTATCGATGTAAACCAGAACCGCATCCTCGAACGGGAACAAAATACAAGGTGTATCCAACATATGACTTTGCTTGTCCTATTGTTGATGCTATCGAAAATGTTACGCATACATTACGTACAACAGAATATCACGACAGAGATGCTCAATTCTATTGGTTTGTCGATGCCCTGGGATTGAGGCGCCCATATATATGGGAATACTCACGCTTGAACATGACTAACACAGTTTTgtctaaaagaaaattaacttgGTTCGTTGATAGCGGCTTAGTCGATGGGTGGGACGATCCACGTTTCCCAACAGTGAGAGGTATTTTGAGGAGAGGAATGACTGTTGAGGGattaaagcaatttattattgcGCAAGGTAGTTCGCGATCTGTCGTTTTTATGGAGTGGGATAAAATATGggcatttaataaaaaagtgaTCGATCCCATTGCGACTAGGTATACCGCTATGGATTATGATAAACTCGTACCGGTACACATAGACAATGTGAAGGAAGACTGGTTAACTGTACAAAATCATCCAAAAGATCCATCAAAAGGTACTAAACAAGTGTTAACAAGTTCACTGTTGTACATAGAAAGAGATGATGCAGATATGCTAGTCGAAAATCAAAACACAACTTTCATTAATTGGGGCaacatattaataaataaaattgaaaaagaaaatggcgttgttaagaaaatattagcGCAATTAAATTTAGAGAACAAGgattacaaaaatacattgaaaattacatGGTTAGCGATATCTTCCGATGAGACTGCTGAtgttaaaaaagttaattcGGTTCCATGTTATGCTGTTTACTTTGATCATATTATAAGTAAACCAGTTTTGGGAAAGGATGACGacttcaaaaattttgttgcaaaAGATACAAGAAGGGAGGTGCAAATGCTTGGAGAAGAGGAATTGAAACGCGTAAAGAAGggagaaataattcaattacaaagAAAAGGATTCTTTCGATGCGATGTCCCTTACGCGGCAGCTAGTCCGTTTTCTTCCAGAGAACAACCCTTAGTTCTATTTCATATACCGGATGGACATACTCCTAATGCTGTAAAAACTGCATCTATTACTGTACCAACAACTTCCACAAAAGAATCCTCTCAAAAAAATGGCGCAACACAAGACGCGAATGTAATCAATGAAAGTATTGTTGCCCAAGGTGAGAAAGTTCGTAATCTAAAATCCCAAAAAGCAGATAAAGCTGCAATTGATACAGAAGTAAAAATCCTTCTAAGTTTAAAGGctgattataaaaaatgtactgGAAAAGAATGGACACTAAGAATGACTCCAAATAAATCATTGCAAACGACACCTGTTAACTctgataaaaacaaattattcaaagacATTATACagcaagaaaatgaaattaaagaattacaGCTAAAGATAAACCAGGAAATGCAAcgtctttcaaaattaaagaccgagtataaaaataaaacgggtACTGATTGGGcagaaatagaaaagaaaagtgtaTCTACAGAATCGAGTGTTAACAAATTActtaatgaaattcaaaaacaagGTGATAGAGTAAGACAATTAAAATCCTCAAAAGCAGAGAAAAGTATCGTCGATGATGAAGTAAAGAAACTTCTTGCTCTGAAGTCAGATTACAAATCTATGACTGGTCAAGACTGGAATCCATCTAGCGCTACTATGTTAACAACATGCGATAAAGTAACAGCTGTtacaacaaataaaacatCAATTGATGGCGAACAAATATCTaaggaaatagaaaaacaagGGGACAAAGTAAGGCAATTGAAAGCGTCGAAAGCACAAAAAGATATAATTGATCAAGAAGTaaagttacttttaaaattgaaggCTGATTACAAAGCTGCAACTGGCGAAGCGTGGAAGCCGTGTGCTACTCCGCCAACTAATGCGAAAaataaggaagaaaataatattgatcaACTCTCTGATAACATACAGAGTCAGGGAAATAAAGTAAGACAACTGAAAGATTCTAAATCAGACAAAAGTCTTATTGATCAAGaggtaaaaattcttttagatctgaaaaataattataaacagttAACTGGACAAGAATGGAAACCACAAAAGTCTGATGTGTCATctaagaagaagaaaaaggaagataCTTCTAAAACTGAAAAACAGAagaatgttttaaacaaagaaatagtTAAAGCTGAAGGTATGAAAGATCCGGATGCTGGAAAAACTGGAACAAGATTAGGAATGGAagtaaagaaagaagaaaatttctttgagtGGTATTCTCAAATTATTACTAAAAGCGGTATGATCGAGTACTACGATGTATCAGGCTGTTACATTCTTCGTCCGTGGAGTTTTACCATTTGGAAAGTAATAAAGGGATTTATCGATACGGAAATAGAGAAATTAGGCGTCCAAGAATGCTACTTTCCTATTTTCGTTACACGAACAGTattagagaaagaaaaagcacATATAGCAGATTTTGCACCTGAAGTTGCGTGGGTCACGAAATGTGGAGAATCAGATTTAGCAGAGCCTATTGCTATAAGACCAACATCAGAAACTGTAATGTATCCAGCTTATGCCAAATGGTTAAGGTCTGATACCGAGCTACCCCTAAAACTTAATCAGTGGAACAATGTAGTG AGATGGGAATTCAAAGACCCTAAACCTTTCTTACGTACGAGAGAATTTTTATGGCAGGAAGGACATACAGCTTTTGCCACTAAAGCTGAGGCGGATGAAGAAgttatgattattttaaatatgtacgCGCAAGTGTACGAAGACCTATTAGCAGTTCCTGTTGTTAAAGGCCGTAAAACTGAAAAAGAGAAGTTTGCCGGTGGTGACTATACTACGACCATAGAAGCTTTTATCTCAACGAGCGGTCGCGCGATACAGGGAGCAACGAGTCACCACCTCGGACAAAATTTCtctaaaatgtttaatatccAAATAGAAGGCGCTACAGATGGAGATgagaaaacatttgtttatcaaaattcatggGGATTAACGACTCGAACGATTGGAGTCATGATAATG attcaTGGAGATGATAAAGGTTTAGTATTACCACCAAAAGTAGCTTGTATTCAAGCTGTCATAATACCCTGTGGAATCACGGCAAATACAACACCTCAACaaagagaattattatttaacgaatgtaACAAATTACTAGATGAACTATCAAAAGATAAGACGCTCAGAGTAAAAGCTGATTATCGTAACAATCGTACCCCTGGTTGGAAATTTAATCACTGGGAATTGAAAGGTGTACCTGTAAGAATCGAATTAGGTCCAAAGGACCTGGAAAAGAATCAAGTTACATTTGTACGCAGAGATACTTCGGAAAGAGTAGTTGCAAATAGATTGAAAGTGCTTACCGCATTACATGAATTATTGACTGATATCCAATCAACCCTACTGGCTAA AGCAAGAAAAGATTTAAACGATCATATCAAACGCGTAGATACTTGGATTGACTTTTGTTCTGaacttaataaaaagaacatatTGTTATCGCCGTTTTGTGGAGAAATGTCTTGTGAAGATAATATTAAAGCTGACAGTGCACG gGATGATATAGGAGAGGAACCTGGAACACTATCAATGGGTGCAAAAAGTCTTTGCATACCATTTCAACAACCATCCTCATCAATACCTCTtgataaacaaaaatgcatCCATCCCAGCTGCCAGAACAAACCGAAATTTTATACTCTTTTTGGTCGTAGCTACTAA